The region GTTAATAAGGAATATAAATATGCAGTGAAGGCTGTAGATGCAGCTGGAAATACATCAATCCAAAGTGAAATTCTTCTTGTAAAAACCAAAGATCAAAATGTATCTTATGAAAAATGGGATCCAAAGAAGGCATATACAAAGGGGGATAAAGTAGAACATCAAGGGACAGTGTATGAAGCTGTTCAAAATCATCAAGGAAATGG is a window of Arcobacter sp. F155 DNA encoding:
- a CDS encoding carbohydrate-binding protein, with translation VNKEYKYAVKAVDAAGNTSIQSEILLVKTKDQNVSYEKWDPKKAYTKGDKVEHQGTVYEAVQNHQGNGDPNWIFALSLWKAITIN